In Lacibacter sp. H375, one DNA window encodes the following:
- a CDS encoding homoserine dehydrogenase: MSSDKQLVIGLFGFGVVGEGLYKVLQQTPSLNARIKKVCIKNPNKKRNAPEELFTTDRDVLLNDPEINVIVEVINESEPAFYIVSTALKSGKEVVSASKKMIAEHLPELLRLQTETGISFLYEASACASIPVIRNLEEYYDNDLLHGIRGIVNGSTNYILTKMFEEKLDFKQALLQAQQLGFAEADPTLDVDGWDAVNKWVILLLHAYGIVSHPNDVLFTGIQNIQGSDATVGREKNLEIRLVGQAKKLQNGKVAAFLLPQFVKHDDHLSFVKNEYNGAVVESSFSDKQFFYGKGAGSFPTASAVLSDISALRYDYKYEYKKLYYHQPNELTNDYYLKVYLSFDDWNYIPKDKFEWIEEWHAESDRKYLVGVLHATELKENTWWRENGTSLILSPEPIIEDVEVRKLKKKSLELAGLNFN; this comes from the coding sequence ATGTCATCAGATAAACAATTGGTCATAGGACTGTTTGGATTTGGAGTAGTAGGAGAAGGGTTGTACAAAGTATTACAACAAACACCATCATTGAATGCACGCATTAAAAAAGTATGTATCAAGAATCCGAATAAAAAACGCAATGCTCCCGAAGAATTATTTACAACAGACAGAGATGTATTGTTGAACGATCCTGAAATTAATGTGATCGTAGAAGTGATCAATGAAAGCGAACCGGCTTTTTACATCGTATCAACTGCATTAAAGAGTGGAAAAGAAGTTGTGAGCGCCAGCAAGAAAATGATCGCTGAGCATTTGCCTGAACTCCTTCGTTTGCAAACTGAAACAGGTATTTCATTCCTGTATGAAGCATCAGCTTGTGCTTCAATTCCTGTGATTCGTAACCTCGAAGAATATTATGATAATGATTTACTGCACGGCATACGTGGTATTGTAAACGGCAGCACCAACTATATCCTCACAAAAATGTTTGAAGAGAAACTCGATTTCAAACAGGCATTGTTACAGGCACAGCAATTAGGTTTTGCAGAGGCTGATCCTACATTGGATGTGGATGGCTGGGATGCAGTAAACAAATGGGTGATCCTGTTATTACATGCATACGGAATTGTTTCGCATCCAAACGATGTATTGTTCACCGGTATTCAAAATATCCAGGGGTCAGATGCTACTGTTGGCCGTGAGAAAAATTTAGAGATTCGTTTGGTAGGTCAGGCTAAGAAATTGCAGAACGGTAAAGTAGCTGCGTTTTTGCTGCCACAGTTTGTAAAGCATGATGATCATTTGAGTTTTGTAAAGAACGAATACAACGGAGCTGTTGTTGAAAGTTCTTTTTCTGATAAGCAATTCTTTTATGGTAAGGGTGCCGGTTCATTCCCAACTGCGTCTGCAGTGTTGAGTGATATTTCTGCTTTGCGTTACGATTATAAATATGAATACAAGAAACTGTATTATCATCAACCAAATGAACTCACCAACGATTACTACCTGAAAGTATATCTGAGCTTTGACGATTGGAATTATATTCCAAAAGATAAGTTTGAGTGGATCGAAGAGTGGCATGCAGAAAGTGATCGTAAGTATTTAGTGGGTGTGTTGCATGCAACTGAGCTGAAAGAAAATACCTGGTGGAGAGAAAACGGAACGTCACTCATTCTTTCCCCCGAACCCATCATTGAAGATGTAGAGGTTCGCAAGCTTAAAAAAAAGAGTCTTGAATTAGCAGGTTTAAATTTTAATTGA
- a CDS encoding phosphoadenylyl-sulfate reductase — translation MSLQQQITELEGLLQGKSPAAALQLLSERFNGNIVFSTSFGLEDQAISHLIFSEKLPIDVFTLDTGRMFTETYSTWRSTLEAYNQPIHAYYPNAEKLQSFVTEKGPNSFYESTDNRKECCGIRKVEPLKRALKGKQVWITGLRAEQSSDRQSTSQLEWDEGNQIIKFHPILHWTWDELNQFIRENHVPYNSLHDKGFVSIGCAPCTRAIRPGEDFRAGRWWWEDKSNKECGLHVHTDVEQATKS, via the coding sequence ATGAGTTTACAACAACAAATAACTGAGCTGGAAGGTCTGCTTCAGGGTAAAAGTCCTGCAGCGGCTCTCCAGTTGTTAAGCGAACGGTTTAACGGCAATATCGTTTTTTCAACCAGCTTTGGCTTGGAAGATCAGGCCATCAGCCATTTGATCTTTTCTGAAAAATTGCCGATTGATGTGTTTACGTTAGACACAGGCCGTATGTTCACCGAAACATACAGCACCTGGCGTTCAACACTGGAAGCATACAATCAACCCATTCACGCTTATTATCCCAATGCGGAAAAGTTGCAGTCTTTTGTAACTGAGAAAGGTCCAAATTCTTTCTACGAATCAACTGATAACCGGAAAGAATGTTGCGGCATTCGTAAAGTCGAGCCATTGAAACGTGCATTAAAAGGCAAACAAGTTTGGATCACCGGTTTAAGGGCTGAACAAAGTTCTGATCGTCAGTCTACCTCTCAACTCGAGTGGGATGAAGGTAACCAGATTATCAAGTTTCACCCCATTCTGCATTGGACATGGGATGAACTGAATCAGTTCATTCGTGAAAATCATGTTCCCTACAATTCCTTACACGATAAAGGCTTTGTAAGCATTGGTTGTGCTCCCTGTACAAGAGCTATCCGCCCGGGCGAAGATTTCCGTGCCGGCCGCTGGTGGTGGGAGGATAAAAGCAACAAGGAATGTGGGTTACATGTACACACAGATGTAGAACAAGCTACAAAATCCTGA
- the cysD gene encoding sulfate adenylyltransferase subunit CysD yields MSQYHLNYLEQLEAESIQIFREVAAQFEKPALLFSGGKDSIVMVHLAKKAFAPGKIPFPLVHVDTGHNFPEALEFRDWLANQVGATLVVRKVEDTIKQRSLTEPKGKFPSRNWLQTYTLLDTIEEFAFDACIGGARRDEEKARAKERIFSVRDEFGQWNPKLQRPELWNIYNGRIHKGENVRVFPISNWTELDIWNYIRSEKIDLPSIYFAHDREVIEHEGQLVAMSEHVQPSADDKIITKRVRYRTVGDMTCTAAVESNASNLDEVIEEIIATRISERGETRIDDKVTEAAMEDRKKNGYF; encoded by the coding sequence ATGAGTCAATATCATTTAAATTATTTAGAGCAGTTGGAAGCGGAAAGTATCCAGATCTTCCGTGAGGTTGCGGCGCAGTTTGAAAAACCGGCCCTTTTATTCAGTGGTGGAAAGGATTCTATCGTGATGGTTCATTTGGCAAAGAAGGCATTTGCACCCGGCAAAATTCCTTTTCCATTAGTACATGTTGATACAGGACATAATTTCCCTGAAGCATTGGAATTTCGTGATTGGTTAGCGAATCAAGTGGGTGCTACACTCGTTGTGCGTAAGGTAGAAGATACCATCAAGCAACGCAGCTTAACTGAGCCAAAAGGGAAGTTCCCAAGCCGTAACTGGTTACAGACATATACATTGCTCGATACCATTGAAGAATTTGCATTTGATGCATGTATTGGTGGTGCCCGCAGAGATGAAGAAAAGGCCCGTGCAAAAGAACGCATCTTTTCTGTGCGTGATGAGTTTGGACAATGGAACCCCAAATTGCAACGTCCAGAATTGTGGAATATTTACAATGGCCGTATTCACAAAGGTGAAAACGTTCGTGTGTTCCCGATCAGCAACTGGACAGAATTAGATATCTGGAATTATATCCGCAGTGAAAAAATTGATCTGCCTTCTATTTATTTCGCACACGATCGTGAAGTGATTGAACATGAAGGACAGTTGGTAGCAATGAGTGAGCATGTGCAACCATCAGCTGATGATAAGATTATCACCAAGCGTGTACGTTACCGTACTGTTGGTGATATGACTTGTACAGCAGCTGTTGAATCAAATGCTTCAAACTTAGATGAAGTCATTGAAGAGATCATTGCAACACGCATCAGCGAACGTGGTGAAACACGTATCGATGATAAAGTAACAGAAGCTGCAATGGAAGACAGGAAAAAGAATGGGTATTTCTAA
- a CDS encoding sulfate adenylyltransferase subunit 1 — protein MDLLRFITAGSVDDGKSTLIGRLLYDSKNILIDQLEALEKSTKNRTDGSVDLALLTDGLRAEREQGITIDVAYRYFTTPKRKFIIADAPGHVQYTRNMITGASNANLIIILVDARQGVVEQTRRHSIIASLLKIKHVVVAINKMDLVEYSQDVYNNIVIDYADVANQLGLKDVTYIPISALNGDNIVDKSETITWYEGKPLLEFLEAVEIDNDINLTDPRFQVQLVIRPQTEDLHDYRGYAGQVTSGIYKVGDKVTVLPAGIETTISTLEVGGKSVNEVFAPQSVTIQLADDIDISRGDSIVKSDNQPQVSNELDVILCWMDDKPLIPGNKYYLQHGSRLVRSVVKQVEYKLDVNSLQQQPVEGNVKLNEVVKAVIKTASPLVFDSYDRLNENGSAVLIDETSNSTVAAVLIK, from the coding sequence ATGGACTTACTAAGATTTATAACCGCAGGTAGTGTAGATGATGGCAAAAGCACATTGATCGGTCGTCTGCTATATGATAGCAAGAACATCCTCATCGATCAATTGGAAGCGTTGGAAAAATCAACCAAGAACCGAACTGATGGTTCTGTCGATCTTGCGTTGTTGACTGATGGCCTTCGTGCAGAAAGAGAACAAGGGATTACCATTGATGTAGCGTATCGTTATTTCACTACACCAAAACGTAAGTTCATTATTGCTGATGCTCCCGGTCATGTGCAGTACACAAGAAATATGATCACAGGTGCAAGTAATGCCAATCTCATTATTATTCTGGTTGATGCAAGACAAGGTGTGGTGGAACAAACACGTCGTCATTCGATCATTGCTTCTTTACTTAAGATCAAGCATGTGGTAGTAGCAATCAACAAAATGGATCTGGTTGAATACTCACAGGATGTGTACAACAACATTGTAATTGATTATGCTGATGTAGCGAATCAATTAGGCTTGAAGGATGTGACTTATATTCCGATTAGTGCATTGAATGGCGATAACATCGTTGATAAATCTGAAACAATTACTTGGTACGAAGGCAAGCCGTTGCTTGAGTTCCTTGAAGCTGTTGAAATTGACAACGACATTAACTTAACTGATCCACGTTTCCAGGTACAGTTGGTGATTCGTCCGCAAACAGAAGATCTGCATGATTACCGTGGCTATGCCGGACAGGTGACAAGTGGTATCTATAAAGTGGGTGATAAAGTAACGGTGTTGCCTGCTGGTATTGAAACAACCATCAGCACATTGGAAGTTGGAGGTAAATCTGTTAATGAAGTATTTGCTCCGCAAAGTGTAACGATTCAACTGGCCGATGATATTGATATCAGCCGTGGCGATTCAATTGTAAAATCAGATAACCAGCCGCAGGTAAGCAATGAGCTTGATGTGATCCTTTGCTGGATGGATGATAAGCCATTGATCCCAGGAAACAAATATTACCTGCAGCATGGCAGCCGTTTGGTGCGTTCTGTTGTTAAACAGGTAGAATATAAATTGGATGTAAACAGTTTACAGCAACAACCCGTTGAAGGAAATGTGAAATTGAATGAAGTGGTGAAAGCTGTGATCAAAACTGCATCACCATTGGTGTTCGATTCATACGATCGCTTAAACGAAAATGGAAGTGCAGTATTGATCGATGAAACAAGTAACAGCACAGTAGCTGCTGTTTTAATCAAATAA
- the cobA gene encoding uroporphyrinogen-III C-methyltransferase, with protein MSNQPHTTSGKVILAGAGPGDADLITVKLQQRLAEADVIIVDRLVNPEITDLYARPDALVLMTGKQGYHDGSVAQEDINKLLVGHAKNGKTVLRLKGGDVAFFSNVLDELQSLQEENIPFEIIPGITAASGASAYAGIPLTARGYAKAVQFITFNPCSFYSRDQWKAWATSTDTLVFYMAARNLDGLTELLLRHSKKPNTPLAVIEQATTKFQQVHITTVSDCATDFATKKFSSPSLVIIGDVVKLHEQFSWYEASKAGSVFHELVTVK; from the coding sequence ATGTCAAACCAACCTCATACAACAAGCGGCAAAGTAATTCTTGCAGGAGCTGGTCCCGGTGATGCCGACCTCATTACGGTAAAACTGCAACAGCGTTTGGCAGAAGCAGATGTAATTATAGTTGATCGACTGGTAAACCCGGAGATCACTGATTTGTATGCACGTCCTGATGCGTTGGTATTGATGACAGGCAAACAAGGTTATCATGATGGGTCAGTTGCACAGGAAGATATCAATAAGCTCCTGGTTGGTCATGCAAAGAATGGTAAAACAGTTTTACGTTTAAAAGGTGGCGATGTTGCTTTCTTCAGCAATGTGCTTGATGAATTACAAAGTTTGCAGGAAGAAAATATTCCGTTTGAAATTATTCCCGGTATTACTGCTGCATCAGGTGCATCGGCTTATGCAGGCATTCCGTTAACAGCAAGGGGTTATGCCAAGGCTGTTCAGTTCATCACATTTAATCCATGCAGTTTTTACAGCCGTGATCAATGGAAGGCATGGGCAACGTCAACCGACACATTGGTATTTTACATGGCTGCACGTAACCTCGATGGTTTAACGGAGTTGCTGTTGCGTCATTCAAAAAAACCAAACACTCCGCTTGCAGTTATTGAGCAGGCTACAACAAAATTTCAACAGGTCCATATAACAACAGTTAGCGATTGCGCCACCGATTTTGCAACAAAAAAGTTCAGCTCACCTTCATTGGTCATCATTGGTGATGTGGTGAAACTGCATGAGCAATTCAGCTGGTACGAAGCCAGTAAAGCAGGTTCTGTTTTTCATGAATTAGTGACTGTTAAATAA
- a CDS encoding diflavin oxidoreductase, which produces MIGDLRLKKLHEFFEGYSKEELIWVNGYLSGLVSNGKLNGTSDANGQDHKAVSTKKITLAFGTETGNSKKLATQLAAAGKKHGVVVKLTDLSQYRVADLAKEEFFFVVISTQGEGEPPIPAKKFYDYIHENELSLPNLKFSVLALGDTSYPMFCKTGEDVDAQFLKFGAKQVVPLQKCDVDYEEDAQAWFNKVLQVVENQTAVAPAIAEPAPAAKKATGKKHYHGTILTNINLNDRGSKKATYHIEIGTDEPIAYEPGDTIGIVPNNRADVVDRILSLTGIAADKIIVTAKAEGTVKELLLHNLNICYLLTSTIKKYATLTQQEIPDTRMDLVDLLRIYPVKDADQFEDVIKILMPIAPRLYSVSSSPAAHGENEIHITVAKNAFLSQDEQRWGLCSEFLGDLPVGSPITFYVHKDKNFKLPAADKDVIMIGPGTGVAPFRSFLAERDATGANGRNWFFFGEQHFTTDFLYQTEMQNYVETGVLTNIDLAFSRDQQEKIYVQHRIKEKAGEFFQWIDGGASVYISGTKDPMSKDVEHILLQIIEEHGKKTTEEAHQYLEQLKKEGRYEKDVY; this is translated from the coding sequence ATGATTGGTGATTTACGATTAAAAAAATTACACGAGTTTTTCGAAGGCTATTCCAAAGAAGAATTGATTTGGGTGAATGGCTATTTGTCCGGGCTTGTAAGCAATGGCAAACTGAATGGTACTTCTGATGCGAATGGCCAGGATCATAAAGCCGTGTCAACAAAAAAGATCACACTTGCTTTTGGTACCGAAACAGGCAATTCAAAAAAACTCGCAACACAATTAGCTGCTGCCGGTAAGAAACATGGCGTGGTTGTAAAGCTTACTGATCTGAGCCAATACCGTGTTGCAGATCTTGCAAAAGAAGAATTCTTTTTTGTGGTAATCAGCACACAGGGCGAAGGTGAGCCTCCAATTCCTGCAAAGAAGTTTTACGATTATATTCATGAAAATGAATTGTCGCTTCCCAATTTAAAATTCAGTGTGTTGGCATTAGGCGATACTTCTTACCCGATGTTTTGCAAAACAGGTGAAGATGTAGATGCTCAATTCTTGAAGTTTGGTGCAAAGCAAGTGGTGCCATTGCAAAAATGTGATGTGGATTATGAAGAAGACGCACAGGCATGGTTTAATAAAGTATTGCAGGTAGTGGAAAATCAAACTGCAGTTGCTCCCGCTATTGCAGAACCTGCACCTGCTGCGAAAAAAGCAACTGGTAAAAAACATTACCACGGTACGATTCTGACCAATATCAATTTGAACGATCGTGGATCGAAGAAAGCAACTTATCATATTGAAATAGGAACAGATGAACCGATCGCTTATGAACCAGGCGATACCATTGGTATTGTTCCCAACAACAGAGCCGATGTAGTAGATCGTATTTTATCACTCACAGGTATTGCAGCAGATAAAATAATTGTAACTGCAAAAGCAGAAGGAACAGTCAAAGAGCTGTTGTTACATAATCTGAACATCTGTTATCTGTTAACTTCAACTATAAAAAAATACGCAACACTTACACAGCAGGAAATTCCTGATACAAGAATGGATCTTGTTGATCTCTTGCGTATCTATCCCGTAAAAGATGCCGATCAGTTTGAAGATGTGATAAAAATATTGATGCCGATTGCACCTCGTTTGTACTCCGTATCATCTTCACCTGCAGCGCATGGCGAAAATGAAATTCATATTACCGTTGCAAAGAATGCATTTTTATCGCAGGATGAACAACGTTGGGGTTTGTGCAGCGAGTTCCTTGGTGATTTGCCGGTTGGTTCGCCAATTACATTCTATGTGCACAAGGATAAAAATTTCAAATTACCTGCTGCTGATAAAGATGTGATCATGATTGGTCCCGGTACTGGTGTTGCACCTTTCCGTTCATTTCTTGCAGAAAGAGATGCAACAGGTGCAAATGGTCGTAACTGGTTCTTCTTTGGTGAACAACATTTCACAACTGACTTTTTGTATCAAACAGAAATGCAGAATTACGTAGAGACAGGTGTGTTAACGAATATTGATCTTGCTTTCTCGAGAGATCAACAGGAAAAAATATATGTGCAACATCGCATCAAAGAAAAGGCCGGTGAGTTTTTTCAATGGATCGATGGCGGTGCTTCTGTTTACATCAGCGGAACAAAGGATCCAATGAGTAAGGATGTGGAGCATATATTATTGCAGATCATTGAAGAGCATGGAAAGAAAACAACTGAAGAAGCACATCAATACCTTGAGCAATTGAAGAAAGAAGGTAGATACGAAAAGGATGTGTATTGA
- the cysI gene encoding assimilatory sulfite reductase (NADPH) hemoprotein subunit yields the protein MAEQVKNKEKVALSPVERIKTASEGLRGTLKESLTNQLTGALYEDDQSLIKFHGMYQQDDRDRREERTAKKLEWLFSYMIRLRLPGGFLSPKQWVALHEVAGEHSTGTIKITTRQTVQLHGILKSHIKPTISDFNLAKLDSIAACGDVNRNVTCSAHPNESEIHEQVFAFADKISVMALPKTRSYYEIWLDEEKLVEKTEDDPLYQDRYLPRKFKIGIAIPPNNDVDVLTNDVGLIAVIENNKLIGFNIAAGGGLSSTHGNPNTYARLATVLGFVTVEQTLKAVYEVITIQRDYGNRSDRKLARLKYTIDRLTVEGLKEELEKRCGFKLGEIKPYTFTSRKDHYGWKKNHQGKWYFTLFVENGRVLDDEQVAMKTALLEIAKTGKANFRFTGNQNVIIADVLEADKPAIEKILKEFKLDEHTANAGALRKNAIACVAFNTCPLALAEAQRYLPTLIDKIEPILSKHGLQDDEIILRMTGCPNGCGRSPAAEIGFVGTAYGQYNLHIGGDREGERLNTKYKDSLNEEEILATLDELFEVYSKERNSGETFGDFSQRKWILN from the coding sequence ATGGCGGAGCAAGTAAAAAATAAAGAGAAGGTGGCATTATCACCTGTTGAGCGTATCAAAACTGCAAGTGAGGGTTTGAGAGGAACGTTGAAAGAAAGTTTAACAAACCAACTCACAGGTGCATTGTATGAAGATGATCAATCGTTGATCAAGTTTCATGGCATGTACCAGCAAGATGACCGTGACAGGAGAGAAGAGCGTACAGCAAAGAAATTAGAATGGCTGTTCTCATATATGATCCGTTTGCGTTTGCCTGGTGGTTTCTTGTCACCTAAGCAATGGGTTGCTTTGCACGAAGTGGCTGGTGAACATTCAACCGGCACTATTAAGATCACCACAAGACAAACCGTGCAATTACATGGTATTTTAAAATCACACATCAAACCAACGATCTCCGATTTCAATTTAGCTAAGCTGGATTCAATTGCAGCTTGTGGTGATGTGAATCGTAATGTTACCTGCAGTGCACATCCAAACGAATCGGAAATTCATGAGCAAGTATTTGCTTTTGCAGATAAGATCAGTGTGATGGCTTTGCCAAAAACAAGGTCGTATTACGAAATATGGCTTGATGAAGAAAAGCTGGTGGAGAAAACAGAAGACGATCCATTATACCAGGATCGTTATTTGCCACGTAAATTTAAGATCGGTATTGCCATTCCTCCAAACAACGATGTGGATGTGTTAACGAATGATGTAGGATTGATTGCAGTAATTGAAAATAATAAACTCATTGGTTTCAATATTGCTGCAGGTGGTGGTTTAAGTTCAACACACGGGAACCCGAATACTTATGCACGTTTGGCAACGGTGTTGGGTTTTGTTACCGTAGAGCAAACATTGAAGGCAGTTTATGAAGTGATCACGATTCAACGTGATTATGGAAACAGAAGTGACCGTAAACTGGCACGTTTGAAATATACCATCGATCGTTTAACTGTTGAGGGATTAAAAGAAGAACTGGAAAAGCGTTGTGGTTTTAAACTCGGTGAGATCAAACCGTATACTTTCACTTCACGTAAAGATCATTATGGTTGGAAAAAGAATCATCAAGGCAAATGGTATTTCACACTGTTTGTAGAAAATGGCCGTGTGTTAGATGATGAACAGGTGGCAATGAAAACAGCGTTACTGGAAATTGCAAAAACCGGAAAAGCAAATTTCCGTTTTACCGGCAACCAGAATGTGATCATTGCTGATGTGCTGGAGGCAGATAAACCTGCCATTGAAAAAATATTGAAAGAATTTAAACTGGATGAACATACTGCAAATGCCGGTGCACTTCGTAAAAATGCAATAGCATGTGTGGCGTTCAATACGTGTCCATTAGCATTGGCAGAAGCACAACGTTATTTACCAACGTTGATCGACAAGATCGAACCTATACTCTCAAAACATGGTTTACAGGATGATGAAATTATTCTGCGTATGACCGGTTGTCCCAATGGATGTGGTCGTTCACCTGCAGCAGAGATAGGGTTTGTGGGTACAGCGTATGGTCAATACAATTTGCATATTGGTGGCGACAGGGAAGGGGAGCGCTTGAATACAAAATATAAAGACAGCTTAAACGAAGAAGAAATTCTTGCAACACTCGATGAGTTGTTTGAAGTATATTCCAAAGAACGCAACAGTGGCGAAACGTTTGGCGATTTTTCACAGCGTAAATGGATATTGAATTAA
- a CDS encoding DUF2490 domain-containing protein, producing the protein MNKLLTIGLVALSARAYTQTPSAELWIGANVTVAFQNNWQWHNDAGYRTNGVNLVPHQYLYRTGIRKIFSTKWNAASGAAFFSTRISYNKDDHEFGNEYRAWQEVNHQHEWKNGFSLQNRFRTEERFFEEVSNRDAYNALRLRYRVAVTKRFSEKWTVQVADEYMRQLQQKQFLFNQNRTLISLGHDLKKHVQLQAVYIWQQRPTGSQHILALLFQKTITADGNKN; encoded by the coding sequence TTGAACAAATTGCTTACGATAGGATTAGTTGCGCTTTCAGCACGAGCTTACACTCAAACCCCGTCTGCTGAGTTGTGGATTGGTGCAAATGTTACTGTAGCGTTTCAAAATAATTGGCAATGGCATAATGATGCAGGCTACAGGACAAATGGTGTAAATCTTGTTCCTCATCAATATCTTTATCGTACAGGTATCCGTAAAATATTTTCAACGAAATGGAACGCAGCTTCTGGTGCTGCATTTTTTTCAACCAGGATATCATATAACAAAGACGACCATGAATTTGGAAATGAATACCGGGCATGGCAGGAAGTAAATCACCAGCATGAATGGAAAAATGGTTTCAGTTTGCAGAACCGGTTCAGGACTGAAGAGCGTTTTTTTGAAGAGGTGAGTAACAGGGATGCCTACAATGCATTGCGGTTGCGTTATCGTGTTGCTGTTACAAAGCGGTTTTCGGAAAAATGGACAGTTCAGGTGGCAGATGAGTATATGCGCCAGTTGCAGCAGAAACAATTTTTATTTAATCAAAACAGAACATTGATTTCCCTTGGGCATGATTTAAAAAAACATGTACAATTGCAGGCCGTTTATATCTGGCAACAGCGACCAACGGGATCACAACATATTTTGGCACTCTTATTTCAAAAAACAATTACGGCAGATGGAAACAAGAACTGA
- a CDS encoding TSUP family transporter, translated as METRTDADKKNRLYPVFLKLEELRILLVGAGNVGLEKLHSLLANSPEASITIVAPIVKDEVRKLVFKHPASVIVQREFEASDLEQKDIVILATDNRKLHEEVRILAKEKGMLVNVADTPDLCDFYLGSIVQKGNLKVAISTNGKSPTVAKRIKEVLNDALPGELDEVIENLHHVRNKLNGNFEYKVKKLNSITKVLVEKDRIGTERQWKKIATYSLIAFALMLVGHFIFSYIPFGQIATDTVAWYKTLDENFHWLVLAGFLAQLVDGALGMGYGVTSATVLLSVGVSPAAISGAVHTAEVFSSAASGYSHYKFGNVNKKLFKALVIPGVIGAILGAVLLTWLGNANATWLRAILATYTMFLGVKFLINAFREQRRQKKFKHYSALAGAGGFLDSFGGGGWGPLVTTTLINKGRSPKYVIGSVSLTEFFVTLASAFTFFTLLGVSHWQIIAALMIGGFIAAPIAAKLVGKMPRKTAYILLGILVIIWSLRILIKVF; from the coding sequence ATGGAAACAAGAACTGATGCAGATAAAAAAAACAGGCTCTATCCTGTTTTCCTGAAGCTGGAGGAATTACGCATCCTGCTGGTTGGAGCAGGGAATGTGGGCTTAGAGAAGCTGCATTCGTTGCTGGCAAATTCACCGGAAGCAAGTATTACGATCGTTGCTCCAATTGTAAAAGATGAAGTAAGAAAGTTAGTATTTAAGCATCCTGCATCAGTTATTGTTCAACGGGAATTTGAAGCGTCTGATCTTGAACAGAAAGACATCGTTATTCTTGCCACTGATAATCGCAAGCTGCATGAAGAAGTAAGAATATTGGCAAAGGAAAAAGGCATGTTGGTGAACGTAGCCGATACGCCTGATCTTTGCGATTTTTATTTGGGAAGTATTGTACAGAAAGGAAATCTGAAAGTAGCTATTTCAACAAATGGCAAATCGCCAACTGTTGCAAAACGAATCAAAGAAGTATTAAATGATGCATTGCCCGGTGAACTGGATGAAGTGATCGAAAATCTCCACCATGTAAGAAACAAGTTGAATGGTAATTTCGAATACAAGGTAAAGAAGCTTAATTCAATCACAAAGGTATTGGTTGAAAAAGATCGAATAGGTACAGAACGCCAATGGAAAAAAATTGCCACATACTCATTGATCGCTTTTGCATTAATGCTGGTTGGACATTTTATTTTCTCCTACATTCCATTCGGCCAAATTGCCACTGATACTGTTGCCTGGTACAAAACACTTGATGAAAATTTTCATTGGCTGGTATTAGCTGGTTTCCTTGCCCAGTTAGTTGATGGTGCTTTAGGAATGGGTTACGGTGTTACGAGTGCTACCGTTTTATTATCGGTAGGTGTGAGCCCTGCTGCTATCAGTGGAGCAGTGCATACAGCTGAAGTTTTTTCGAGCGCAGCATCCGGCTACAGTCATTATAAATTCGGAAATGTAAATAAGAAACTGTTCAAAGCGTTAGTAATACCCGGTGTAATCGGCGCCATCTTAGGCGCAGTCTTACTTACATGGCTCGGTAATGCAAATGCTACATGGTTAAGGGCGATACTCGCAACTTATACGATGTTTCTTGGTGTGAAATTTTTGATCAATGCTTTTCGTGAACAACGTCGTCAGAAAAAATTCAAGCACTATAGTGCATTGGCGGGTGCCGGTGGTTTTCTTGATTCTTTTGGCGGTGGTGGTTGGGGACCATTAGTTACTACAACACTTATTAATAAAGGAAGAAGTCCGAAATATGTTATTGGTTCAGTAAGTTTAACTGAGTTCTTTGTTACACTGGCAAGTGCCTTTACATTTTTTACACTATTAGGTGTAAGTCATTGGCAAATTATTGCAGCATTAATGATCGGTGGTTTTATTGCAGCTCCAATTGCAGCTAAACTGGTAGGCAAAATGCCAAGAAAAACGGCCTACATTTTATTAGGTATTCTTGTTATTATCTGGAGTCTACGTATTCTTATAAAAGTTTTCTAA